A portion of the Microlunatus phosphovorus NM-1 genome contains these proteins:
- the ygiD gene encoding 4,5-DOPA-extradiol-dioxygenase: MTTSSTPDLMPAAFLGHGNPMNALADNRYTRAWHALGRAVPRPRAILVISAHWYINATAVTAMPRPRTIHDFYGFPQPLFDVQYPAPGMPSLVEEISDAVHPTWLGADVDSWGIDHGTWSVLMHAFPDADIPVMQLSINADKPLDYHLDLGARLASLRERGVLIIGSGNVVHNLRGMTASMPDGGFGWAQRFNEQVKSVMADQPTETAALDAHRDFRSAVPTPDHYIPLLYLAGLAGAAGRGTDVLVDGYAYGSLSMTAYTLDLSCPGADTGAGSAAALPVGVPPDGTNI, translated from the coding sequence ATGACGACGAGCAGCACACCAGACCTGATGCCGGCAGCCTTCCTCGGGCACGGCAATCCGATGAACGCCCTGGCCGACAACCGCTACACCCGCGCCTGGCATGCGCTCGGCCGAGCAGTCCCCCGACCGCGGGCGATCCTGGTGATCTCTGCGCACTGGTACATCAACGCCACGGCCGTCACCGCGATGCCCAGGCCCCGCACCATCCATGACTTCTACGGCTTCCCGCAGCCGCTGTTCGACGTGCAGTACCCGGCGCCAGGTATGCCCTCCTTGGTCGAGGAGATCAGTGACGCAGTTCATCCGACCTGGCTCGGCGCCGACGTCGACTCCTGGGGCATCGATCACGGCACCTGGTCGGTGCTCATGCACGCCTTTCCAGACGCAGACATCCCGGTCATGCAGCTGAGCATCAACGCCGATAAGCCGCTCGACTACCACCTGGACCTGGGCGCGCGGCTGGCGTCGCTACGGGAGCGCGGCGTGCTGATCATCGGCAGCGGCAACGTCGTGCACAACCTTCGCGGAATGACCGCGAGCATGCCCGACGGCGGCTTCGGCTGGGCCCAGCGGTTCAACGAGCAGGTCAAGTCGGTGATGGCCGACCAGCCGACCGAGACCGCAGCGCTGGACGCACATCGCGATTTCCGGAGTGCGGTGCCGACGCCCGATCACTACATCCCGTTGCTCTATCTGGCTGGTCTGGCCGGAGCAGCGGGACGCGGCACGGACGTATTGGTGGACGGCTACGCGTACGGGTCCTTGTCGATGACCGCCTACACCCTCGATCTCAGCTGTCCAGGCGCCGATACGGGAGCGGGATCAGCCGCCGCCCTGCCAGTCGGGGTACCCCCGGATGGGACGAACATCTGA